CTACTCATCCTCTCCCCCACCACGTGGTAGACGCCGTTCACCCGCTTCTCGACGAGCTCCAGCACAGCTTCAGCTAGCAGGCGCGCGTGAGTCGGGGAAGTGTACTGATCGATTAACGCTCTAACAGGCTCCCCCCTGCTCAGCTTCTCAATGAGGAACTTGGCGAAGTTGGTCCTACCCGGACCCAGACCGTAGATGCTGCTCGCCCTTACAACGCACCACTGGCTACAAGCAGCCCTCACGGCAACTTCACCGGCCATCTTCGTCAACCCGTAGTAGTTGACCGGGTTCGGCGGGTCGCTCTCGGAGTACATCCCCCTCACCCCGTCGAAGACGTAGTCGGTTGAAAGGTAGAGGAAGTACGCTTCAACACGTTCAGCCGCTCTCGCCAGCTCTAGCGTTGCATCAGCGTTCACCCTCCAGGCTAAGGCACGATCACGCTCGCAGAGGTCAACATCGCCCAGAGCTGCCATATGTACAACAGCGTCGGGCCTCTCTCCTGCAACCAGGCTGTGCACCGCGGAGAAATCGGTGAGGTCGACCCGCACCTTCCTCAACCTCTCATGCTCCAACGGTATTGGGTGCGAGAAGTGTACCGCAGTAACCTCATAACCTTTTTTGAGCGCTATTTCGACCGTGCGGTAACCCGGCAAGCTGCTAGCGCCGGTGATGAGAAGCTTCACCTTCTCACCGGTGGGGTGGGTAGAACCAATCCCAGGGTTTCCCGCAGCGAGGGTCATCCCTCTTTCCATTGATCGCGACAGGGACGATAGACGGGTCGTTCCAAGGCCTCCTCTCCTCGTCAGGGTTCTGGTAATCGTAGAGCCTGTTCACAAAGTAAATGTGCACCGCCGGGCTCTCGCTGACAACTTTAAAGCCGTGCCAGTAGTGGCCGGGGACCCGGAGGATCTGCGGCCTCCGCTCGGAGAGGACGACTTCAACCATCTGCCGGGTTTCATCGTCAAACGCGCAAACCTTTATCGCCCCTGCGACGGCGAG
This Thermofilaceae archaeon DNA region includes the following protein-coding sequences:
- the rfbD gene encoding dTDP-4-dehydrorhamnose reductase, producing the protein MKLLITGASSLPGYRTVEIALKKGYEVTAVHFSHPIPLEHERLRKVRVDLTDFSAVHSLVAGERPDAVVHMAALGDVDLCERDRALAWRVNADATLELARAAERVEAYFLYLSTDYVFDGVRGMYSESDPPNPVNYYGLTKMAGEVAVRAACSQWCVVRASSIYGLGPGRTNFAKFLIEKLSRGEPVRALIDQYTSPTHARLLAEAVLELVEKRVNGVYHVVGERMSRYEFALKVAETLGFDTSLIFPSRMEEFKWLARRPVDSSLSFEETKRVVLTRFYDTQLALRMLKEEVGGK
- a CDS encoding dTDP-4-dehydrorhamnose 3,5-epimerase family protein, yielding IFTTPEAHPRRGMPLLGSVRELALPGVKLVDLAVMPDDRGFFAEIFRRDWPLFEDEVVQANLSFTYPGVVRAWHRHVRGQVDYFLAVAGAIKVCAFDDETRQMVEVVLSERRPQILRVPGHYWHGFKVVSESPAVHIYFVNRLYDYQNPDEERRPWNDPSIVPVAINGKRDDPRCGKPWDWFYPPHR